Proteins encoded by one window of Antechinus flavipes isolate AdamAnt ecotype Samford, QLD, Australia chromosome 4, AdamAnt_v2, whole genome shotgun sequence:
- the PHF12 gene encoding PHD finger protein 12 has product MWEKMETKTIVYDLDTSGGLMEQIQALLAPPKSEEGEKRSRKPEKEPRRSGRATNHDSCDSCKEGGDLLCCDHCPAAFHLQCCNPPLSEEMLPPGEWMCHRCTVRRKKREQKKELGQVNGLVDKSGKRTTSPSSDTDLLDRSAGKTDLKAIAQARILERRASRPGTPTSNASTETPTSEQNDVDEDIIDVDDEPAAPEMDCGQPQLKRPFELLIAAAMERNPTQFQLPNELTCTTALPGTSKRRRKEETTGKNVKKTQHELDHNGLVPLPVKVCFTCNRSCRVAPLIQCDYCPLLFHMDCLEPPLTAMPLGRWMCPNHIEHVVLNQKNMTLSNRCQVFDRFQDTISQHVVKVDFLNRIHKKHPPNRRVLQAVKRRSLKVPDAIKSQYQFPPPLLAPAAIRDGELICNGAPEESQKHLLNPEHSASQAEQQEWLCSVVALQCSILKHLSAKQIPLHWDSEQTEKADIKPVIVADGSITTSLQAADKAPTPSLFPMSCPSGMTTQNSLSSSPSQQLPAPEDVNCSSCMDKSKKVVACGTSNGPTGTEVKANGPHLYGIPPDPPDPRRLQSSGTTLPVVSHRQSWPRPLTPPVAGSLQNHTVGIIVKTENTTGPVSCTQRSLAPIPSLPPSIPSSCASLETTSTLQRKNVQTQIGPPLTDSRPLGSPPNATRVLTPPQAAGDGILAVGANQRFCSPAPSSDGKVSPGTLSIGSALTVPPFSANSTAMVDLTNSLRALMDVNGEIEINMLDEKLIKFLALQRIHQLFPSRVQTVVGNVGTHSLAPGGHHTEVHRKEVQARAVFYPLMGLGGAVNMCYRTLYIGTGADMDVCLTNYGHCNYVSGKHACIFYDENTKHYELLNYSEHGTTVDNVLYSCDFSEKTPPTPPSSIVAKVQSIIKRRRNRKQEEDSPEEAAVMSSQAQGQPRWPCNCKASSSSLIGGSGAGWEGTALLHHGSYIKLGCLQFVFSVTEFATKPPKGDTALLPDGGLAEKLSLKPPQGPVLRSNSVP; this is encoded by the exons TAATCCTCCACTGAGTGAAGAGATGTTGCCTCCTGGAGAGTGGATGTGTCATCGGTGCACTGTTCGACGAAAG AAGCGggaacagaaaaaagaactggGCCAAGTCAATGGGCTGGTGGACAAATCTGGCAAACGAACCACATCCCCCAGCAGCGACACGGACCTGTTGGACAGGTCAGCTGGCAAAACAGACCTCAAAGCCATCGCCCAGGCCCGGATCCTGGAGCGGAGGGCTAGCCGGCCCGGCACGCCCACGTCTAATGCTAGCACGGAGACGCCCACCTCCGAGCAGAATGATGTGGACGAGGACATCATCGACGTGGATGACGAGCCGGCGGCCCCAGAGATGGACTGCGGGCAGCCCCAGCTGAAGCGACCCTTCGAGCTGCTCATCGCGGCGGCCATGGAGCGAAACCCTACCCAGTTCCAGCTGCCCAATGAGCTGACCTGCACCACGGCGCTCCCAG GTACTagcaagaggaggagaaaagaggaaaccACTGggaaaaatgtcaagaaaacaCAGCATGAATTAGATCACAACGGTTTGGTTCCCTTACCAGTCAAAGTCTGCTTCACCTGTAACAG GAGCTGTCGTGTGGCGCCTCTCATCCAGTGTGATTATTGTCCCCTCCTGTTCCACATGGACTGCCTCGAACCACCACTCACTGCCATGCCGCTGGGCAGATGGATGTGTCCAAATCACATTGAACATGTGGTG cTGAACCAGAAGAACATGACCTTGAGCAACCGGTGCCAGGTATTTGATCGATTCCAGGATACCATCTCCCAGCACGTGGTCAAAGTGGACTTCCTGAACCGCATCCACAAGAAACACCCCCCTAACCGCCGGGTGCTTCAGGCCGTCAAAAGAAGAAGTTTGAAG GTTCCTGATGCTATAAAATCCCAATACCAGTTTCCACCTCCGCTGCTCGCACCTGCGGCCATTCGGGATGGGGAGCTGATCTGCAACGGGGCCCCCGAGGAGTCGCAGAAGCACCTTTTGAACCCTGAGCACTCTGCTAGCCAGGCAGAGCAACAGGAG TGGCTCTGTAGTGTTGTTGCACTCCAGTGCAGCATATTGAAACATTTATCTGCTAAGCAGATACCCTTGCATTGGGACTCTGAACAGACAGAGAAGGCTGATATTAAGCCTGTTATTGTGGCTGACGGCTCAATCACCACCTCTCTGCAGGCAGCTGACAAGGCACCCACACCGTCCCTTTTCCCAATGTCTTGCCCCTCCGGGATGACCACTCAGAACTCCCTGAGCTCATCTCCATCCCAGCAGCTCCCAGCCCCCGAGGACGTCAACTGCAGCTCTTGTATGGACAAATCCAAGAAAGTGGTGGCCTGTGGGACCTCTAATGGGCCAACAGGCACAGAGGTGAAAGCCAATGGGCCTCACCTTTACGGTATCCCCCCAGATCCCCCAGACCCCCGTCGGCTCCAAAGTTCTGGGACCACTCTCCCAGTAGTTTCCCACCGGCAATCATGGCCCCGGCCCCTCACACCACCGGTGGCTGGGAGCCTTCAGAACCACACTGTCGGTATCATCGTGAAGACGGAGAATACCACTGGCCCTGTCTCGTGTACCCAGAGGAGCTTGGCACCCATCCCGAGCCTGCCACCTTCCATTCCCAGTTCTTGTGCCAGCCTAGAGACCACCAGCACTTTGCAAAGAAAGAATGTTCAGACACAGATAGGACCCCCACTGACAGATTCGAGGCCGCTCGGCTCACCCCCAAATGCTACTCGGGTGCTCACTCCCCCCCAGGCAGCAGGAGATGGCATATTGGCAGTGGGAGCCAACCAGCGATTCTGCTCACCAGCGCCATCTTCAG ATGGCAAGGTCAGCCCTGGCACGTTATCCATAGGAAGCGCGTTAACTGTACCCCCTTTCTCAGCCAACTCTACTGCAATGGTAGATCTTACCAATTCTCTTCGAGCATTAATGGACGTCAATGGAG AGATTGAGATAAATATGCTGGATGAGAAGCTGATCAAGTTCCTGGCCTTGCAGAGAATACATCAGCTTTTTCCTTCTCGAGTCCAAACTGTGGTTGGCAATGTTGGGACTCACTCCCTGGCCCCTGGGGGGCACCATACAGAAG tGCACAGAAAGGAGGTACAAGCCCGAGCTGTATTCTACCCTCTCATGGGTTTGGGAGGAGCTGTGAACATGTGCTATCGAACCCTCTACATTGGAACAG GAGCTGACATGGACGTGTGCCTTACAAACTACGGTCACTGTAATTACGTGTCTGGGAAACATGCCTGCATCTTCTATGATGAG AATACCAAGCATTATGAGCTGTTGAACTACAGTGAACACGGGACAACGGTGGACAACGTGCTGTACTCCTGTGACTTCTCAGAGAAGACGCCCCCCACTCCCCCCAGCAGTATTGTTGCCAAAGTGCAAAGTATCATCA AGCGTAGAAGGAACCGGAAGCAGGAAGAGGACTCCCCAGAAGAGGCGGCTGTGATGAGCTCCCAGGCCCAGGGCCAGCCCCGGTGGCCGTGTAACTGCAAAGCCAGCAGCTCGAGCTTGATAGGGGGCAGCGGGGCCGGCTGGGAGGGCACGGCCTTGCTGCACCACGGCAGCTACATCAAGCTGGGCTGCCTGCAGTTTGTCTTCAGTGTCACGGAGTTTGCAACCAAACCACCTAAAGGGGACACTGCCCTCCTTCCAGATGGGGGCCTAGCTGAGAAGCTCTCTCTCAAGCCTCCCCAGGGCCCCGTGCTGCGCTCCAATTCGGTGCCCTAG